The following are from one region of the Acidobacteriota bacterium genome:
- a CDS encoding GWxTD domain-containing protein: MRGIRGAIVIFGLLAAAACAGPRLEKALDPESREFLSRVRYIISREERATFLRIPAGEQGAFIEDFWKARDPNPETEINEFKETYFRRMEEADHLFRGGTTPGRLQDRGRIYILLGPPDNRESYPRGTSFYGYPVEIWHYGFTPIVFRDPRWTNDFRVDPMSAEYIVEIGRAQQQPRRVPQDEAARQGLDFGLDILRAREGAVRVILKIPYAAIWMRAEDGRMETVFELDLELRDLSDREVLTFRETYPISLTDEEFARRKNEIWTIEIPVSAEPGEYLLTLALKNATGGDEARKTAKVTLE; the protein is encoded by the coding sequence ATGAGAGGCATCCGCGGCGCGATCGTCATTTTCGGCCTGCTGGCGGCGGCCGCCTGCGCCGGACCGCGTCTCGAAAAGGCCTTGGACCCGGAAAGCCGGGAATTCCTGTCCCGCGTCCGCTACATCATCAGCCGCGAGGAACGGGCGACTTTCCTGAGGATTCCGGCCGGCGAGCAAGGCGCCTTCATCGAAGATTTCTGGAAAGCCCGGGATCCCAATCCCGAAACCGAAATCAACGAGTTCAAAGAGACCTATTTCCGGCGAATGGAGGAGGCCGACCACCTGTTCAGGGGCGGAACGACGCCGGGCCGGCTTCAGGACCGCGGCCGGATTTACATCCTTCTCGGCCCGCCGGACAACCGCGAAAGCTATCCCCGCGGAACGTCGTTTTACGGCTACCCCGTCGAAATCTGGCATTACGGATTTACGCCCATCGTCTTCCGGGACCCGCGATGGACGAACGATTTCCGAGTCGATCCCATGAGCGCGGAATATATCGTGGAGATCGGGCGGGCCCAGCAGCAGCCCCGGAGAGTTCCCCAGGACGAGGCGGCCCGGCAGGGCCTGGATTTCGGCCTGGACATCCTTCGTGCAAGAGAGGGCGCGGTTCGGGTCATCCTCAAAATCCCCTACGCCGCGATCTGGATGCGGGCCGAAGACGGGCGCATGGAGACCGTGTTCGAACTCGATCTCGAACTCCGGGATCTCTCGGACCGGGAAGTTTTGACATTCCGGGAGACCTACCCGATCTCTCTGACCGACGAGGAATTCGCCCGGCGGAAGAACGAGATCTGGACAATCGAAATTCCGGTGTCCGCGGAACCGGGGGAATATCTGCTGACCCTGGCGCTCAAGAACGCGACGGGCGGCGATGAAGCAAGGAAAACGGCGAAAGTGACGCTCGA
- a CDS encoding GWxTD domain-containing protein, whose protein sequence is MRRKSFPLLRVAVFALLCALAFGAAGVFAQKKKSSRDLEPRYRKWLEEEVVYIITPKEKEVFFQLETDREREIFIEAFWRQRDPDPNSPDNEFRKEHYQRITQANRLFGRDAPGPGWRTDMGRIHILLGEPHSVERYDTLTEIYPVIIWFYSGMSDLGLPNSFNVAFFKKDGIGAYELYSPVRHGPQSLLIHYKGDMTMFDQAYLELRRIAVPVAEVSLSLLPGESAAAVPQLSMASEILIANRIPNAPLERVKDAYAEKLLRYKDIIDVEYTANYIDSDAMVRVLHDASGQAFVHYLLEPRRLTFETAGRAYRSLLEINGHVADSGGRMVYQFERKIPIEFDQDRIEMIRDKLFSYQDIFPLVEGRYRLSLLFKNVVSREFSSFEAEIDIPSAAAFSMSPITLAHRITRDSKYRGQNKAFLVTGGQLVPSPRNDFASGDILVAHVQVRGLPRALEGRARMEYTIEKEGQPVLTTSRDLSGIGGVADIVQEFPLQDFGPAYYKVRAVLHPGGGIDPIPAEADFYIASVPHLPRPWVLSMPLPASHDPEIANILGGQFLNLMQIDRALDLLEKAHRSRPADPRFAMDTSRALLAAGDFARAKTVALSFLGDPPRPEFRQIAGQACQALGEYEEAVIHYKEHLAHFGTHLAVLNAVGECYHRLGDTEEALTAWKKSLEIEPNQEKIRALVDSLKKRP, encoded by the coding sequence GTGAGACGCAAGAGTTTTCCTCTCCTTAGAGTCGCCGTGTTCGCGCTTCTCTGCGCGTTGGCGTTCGGCGCCGCAGGCGTCTTCGCCCAGAAGAAAAAGTCCTCCCGGGATCTCGAACCCCGCTACCGGAAATGGCTCGAGGAGGAGGTCGTCTACATCATCACGCCCAAGGAGAAGGAGGTCTTTTTCCAGCTCGAAACCGACCGGGAACGGGAGATCTTCATCGAGGCCTTCTGGCGGCAGCGCGACCCCGACCCCAACTCCCCGGATAACGAGTTCAGGAAAGAGCACTACCAGCGGATCACCCAGGCCAACCGCCTGTTCGGACGCGACGCTCCCGGACCCGGCTGGCGCACGGACATGGGCCGCATCCATATCCTTCTCGGCGAACCCCACTCGGTCGAAAGATACGACACGCTGACCGAGATCTATCCCGTGATCATCTGGTTTTACAGCGGCATGTCCGACCTCGGGCTGCCCAACTCCTTCAACGTCGCCTTTTTCAAAAAGGACGGCATCGGCGCCTATGAACTCTATTCGCCCGTCCGGCACGGACCCCAGTCCCTGCTCATCCATTACAAGGGCGACATGACGATGTTCGACCAGGCTTATCTCGAACTCCGGAGGATCGCCGTTCCCGTGGCCGAAGTGTCACTGTCCCTACTTCCCGGCGAATCGGCGGCCGCCGTGCCCCAGTTGTCCATGGCTTCCGAAATCCTGATCGCCAACCGCATCCCGAACGCACCGCTCGAAAGGGTCAAGGACGCCTATGCCGAAAAGCTCCTGCGCTACAAGGACATCATCGATGTCGAATACACGGCCAATTACATCGACAGCGACGCCATGGTCCGGGTTCTCCACGACGCCTCGGGACAGGCCTTCGTCCACTATCTTCTGGAGCCCCGCCGGTTGACGTTCGAGACGGCCGGACGGGCCTACCGCTCGCTTCTGGAGATCAACGGCCATGTCGCGGACTCAGGCGGGAGGATGGTCTACCAGTTCGAAAGAAAAATCCCCATCGAATTCGATCAGGACCGCATCGAAATGATCCGGGACAAACTCTTCAGCTATCAGGACATTTTTCCGCTCGTCGAAGGCCGATATCGCCTGAGCCTGCTTTTCAAAAACGTCGTGTCGCGGGAATTCTCATCCTTCGAGGCCGAGATCGACATTCCCTCCGCGGCGGCGTTCTCCATGAGTCCGATCACCCTGGCCCACCGCATCACCCGGGACTCCAAGTACCGGGGGCAGAACAAGGCCTTCCTCGTTACCGGAGGCCAGCTCGTGCCTTCGCCCCGAAACGATTTCGCCTCGGGAGACATCCTTGTCGCCCATGTCCAGGTCCGCGGCCTGCCCCGAGCCCTCGAAGGTCGGGCCCGGATGGAATACACGATCGAAAAAGAGGGGCAGCCGGTTCTGACCACGAGCCGGGACTTGAGCGGAATCGGCGGCGTCGCGGACATCGTCCAGGAATTCCCGCTCCAGGATTTCGGACCGGCCTACTATAAGGTTCGTGCGGTCCTTCATCCCGGCGGAGGAATCGACCCCATTCCCGCCGAAGCGGATTTCTATATCGCATCCGTCCCCCATCTCCCCCGTCCCTGGGTCCTGTCGATGCCTCTCCCGGCAAGCCACGACCCGGAGATTGCAAACATCCTGGGCGGCCAGTTTCTGAACCTCATGCAAATCGACCGGGCTCTGGATCTTCTCGAAAAAGCGCACAGAAGCCGCCCGGCCGATCCACGGTTCGCCATGGACACCAGCCGGGCGCTTCTTGCGGCCGGAGATTTCGCCCGGGCGAAAACCGTCGCCCTGTCTTTTCTCGGCGATCCCCCGCGGCCTGAATTCCGGCAGATCGCGGGCCAGGCCTGCCAGGCTCTGGGCGAATACGAGGAGGCCGTCATTCATTACAAGGAACACCTGGCCCACTTCGGAACTCATCTGGCCGTCCTCAACGCCGTCGGGGAGTGTTATCATCGTCTTGGGGACACGGAAGAGGCGCTGACGGCCTGGAAAAAATCGCTCGAGATCGAACCCAACCAGGAGAAAATCCGGGCTCTCGTCGACAGCCTGAAAAAACGGCCATGA
- a CDS encoding sulfatase-like hydrolase/transferase, producing the protein MARKKIQEKTKPRILRRLLPAAAAAAVLAAAAFFLLRPSARDFSQLRGDRDFNVILVSVDTLRADRIGCYGFDRIKTPTMDLFAERGVKFDRCYAPTPLTLPSHTTLFTGTQPIFHGVRDNGGFLVPPELTTMAELFKDRGYETAAFVAAYVLDSKWGLDRGFNTYFDQFDLSRFERISLAMVQRPGNEVMDETLAWIEKNKDERFFAFIHLYDPHTPYEPPPPYDAKYPHHPYLGEIAFTDSQLGRLWAYLENNDLLDDLLLVFLADHGESLGEHDETTHGFFVYQGAIHVPLIFVTPFPELQGVSTSQVSGLVDVLPTICEMAGLPVPADVQGRSLVPQFFRPDKTEHAFAYSETFYPRFHYGWSELKSIQDDRFKIILAPVPELYDIGNDPREQKNLVYLEKPTFETFTAHAERYIEEAGQGALEVDLQKIDEETREKLAALGYVGAFVDPARSHGRRLANPRDKIGVFNDLSRAREIGMAGRTEEAVAIMETIIAEDPDIAQAHFSLGNIYFKAQEFEKAVAAFKRALDIKPDDTFAAINIANSYLGMGRFDDVEAFILDFQAKGFEDAQLYHLLGNMHFARKNYDKAELYFEKSLNRNEDSASSHSSLGAIAIARDDLGRAETHLRTALAMNPKLSNLHFNMAQLHEKRGDLKAAEASYLREIEYSPEHFRALFNLARIYRTAGREAEEYETLRRAVAADPNFPLNYFYLARIHLRRGENYREAIDLVQTGLDLKPGAEDLPLGYFLLADLYNRLGDTRRSAEYAARGKELAKAAGHRIPCP; encoded by the coding sequence ATGGCCCGAAAAAAGATACAAGAAAAGACAAAGCCCCGAATTCTCCGCCGGCTTCTCCCGGCCGCAGCGGCAGCCGCCGTCCTTGCAGCGGCCGCCTTTTTCCTGCTGCGCCCCTCCGCCCGGGATTTTTCCCAACTCCGCGGCGACCGCGATTTCAACGTCATCCTGGTCTCCGTCGACACGCTTCGGGCCGACCGCATCGGCTGTTACGGCTTCGACCGGATCAAAACGCCCACCATGGATCTTTTCGCCGAGCGCGGAGTCAAGTTCGACCGCTGCTATGCGCCGACGCCCCTGACTCTTCCCTCGCACACCACGCTGTTTACGGGAACGCAGCCCATCTTCCACGGCGTCCGCGACAACGGCGGATTCCTCGTGCCGCCTGAACTCACGACCATGGCCGAACTCTTCAAGGACCGGGGCTACGAGACGGCCGCTTTCGTCGCCGCCTATGTTCTGGATTCCAAGTGGGGGCTCGACCGCGGGTTCAATACTTATTTCGACCAGTTCGATCTCAGCCGCTTCGAGAGAATTTCCCTGGCCATGGTCCAGAGACCGGGAAACGAAGTCATGGACGAGACCCTGGCCTGGATCGAAAAAAACAAAGACGAACGGTTCTTCGCCTTCATTCACCTCTACGACCCCCATACGCCCTATGAGCCGCCTCCGCCCTACGATGCGAAATACCCGCACCATCCCTATCTCGGCGAGATCGCCTTCACGGACTCCCAGCTCGGGCGGCTCTGGGCCTATCTCGAAAACAATGACCTTCTCGACGATCTCCTGCTCGTTTTCCTGGCCGACCACGGCGAAAGCCTGGGCGAACACGACGAGACGACCCACGGCTTTTTCGTCTATCAGGGCGCCATTCACGTGCCCCTGATCTTTGTGACGCCGTTCCCCGAATTGCAGGGCGTCTCAACCTCCCAGGTCAGCGGACTGGTCGACGTCCTGCCCACGATCTGCGAAATGGCCGGGCTGCCCGTTCCGGCCGACGTTCAGGGACGAAGCCTCGTGCCTCAATTTTTCCGGCCGGACAAAACCGAGCACGCCTTCGCCTATTCGGAAACCTTTTATCCCCGTTTTCACTACGGCTGGTCCGAACTGAAAAGCATTCAGGACGACCGGTTCAAGATCATCCTGGCGCCCGTGCCCGAACTTTACGACATCGGAAACGATCCCCGGGAGCAGAAAAACCTCGTCTATCTGGAAAAGCCGACCTTCGAGACCTTCACCGCCCACGCCGAACGCTACATCGAAGAAGCCGGTCAGGGCGCCCTCGAAGTCGACCTTCAGAAAATCGACGAGGAAACCCGGGAAAAACTGGCCGCGCTGGGTTATGTCGGCGCCTTCGTCGATCCGGCCCGCTCGCACGGCCGCCGTCTGGCCAATCCGCGCGACAAGATCGGCGTCTTCAACGATCTGTCCCGGGCCCGGGAAATCGGCATGGCCGGACGAACCGAAGAGGCCGTCGCCATCATGGAGACCATCATCGCCGAGGATCCCGACATCGCCCAGGCCCATTTCTCGCTGGGAAACATTTATTTCAAGGCCCAGGAGTTCGAAAAAGCCGTCGCCGCCTTCAAGCGGGCGCTCGACATCAAGCCCGACGACACCTTTGCCGCCATCAACATCGCCAACTCCTATCTGGGCATGGGCCGGTTCGACGATGTCGAAGCCTTCATTCTCGATTTCCAGGCCAAAGGATTCGAAGACGCCCAGCTCTACCACCTTCTCGGAAACATGCACTTCGCCAGGAAAAATTACGACAAGGCCGAGCTCTATTTCGAAAAGAGTCTGAATCGGAACGAGGACTCCGCATCCTCCCACAGCTCCCTGGGCGCGATCGCCATCGCCCGGGACGACCTCGGCCGGGCCGAGACCCATCTCCGCACGGCTCTGGCCATGAACCCCAAGCTGAGCAACCTCCATTTCAACATGGCTCAGCTCCACGAAAAGCGGGGCGATCTCAAGGCCGCCGAAGCCAGTTACCTTCGGGAAATCGAATACTCTCCGGAGCATTTCCGGGCTCTCTTCAACCTGGCCCGGATCTACCGGACGGCCGGACGGGAAGCCGAGGAATACGAAACGCTCCGCCGTGCGGTGGCCGCCGATCCGAATTTCCCGTTGAACTATTTCTATCTCGCCCGCATCCATCTCCGCCGGGGCGAGAACTACCGCGAAGCGATCGATCTCGTGCAGACGGGCCTCGATCTCAAGCCCGGCGCCGAGGATCTTCCGCTCGGCTATTTCCTCCTGGCCGATCTCTACAACCGCCTGGGCGACACCCGCCGTTCGGCCGAGTATGCTGCGCGGGGGAAGGAGCTGGCCAAGGCTGCGGGACACCGCATTCCATGTCCGTAA
- a CDS encoding carboxypeptidase regulatory-like domain-containing protein produces MKIKAIFMASLLLIALAPAAFSQSRETGAIEGTVMDEQRAPLPGVSVTVSGPSLMGTRSVVTDVNGRFRVPALPPGVYAIRAELTGFSTTIQENVRLSTTVTINVNLTMMPATITEEVTIIAVAPTVDVRSTETASVTLSKEILQNVPYSNFAMDIVNLAPGVSGNAAYGATASTGVSYQVDGVDVSDPEAGSAWVFIDPNIVEEAKIMGIGLPAEYGNFTGVIFNLVTKSGGNEFSGYLSGILQDAGTKDDEGKFQSNFWQADNTGAYQDDFPNLTPPGLKLYDAAFNLGGPFIKDKLWFFAGAQWYHTFTKVTGFPEDVEYKQPRLFLKLNSQLSPRTNLGAFIENDTYNGINRRAAANRDPEATVRQTSPDWVGSFNLTHILSPKTFFDVKGAFFDGYYYLDPEMGMDVNAIWDLNDNFHYGNSNYFYKADRARYQANASLTHYAEDFITGSHDFKFGVEFESATSRNRFGYTGTNATWYLNYTGWGYTGPYLAYQYEGYDTEQSYTRFEQFIQDNWAVSDRLNISVGLRATQMRGTVEGLSGAVYTNSRIAPRLGFTFDLLGDKSTVLKAHYGQFTEAMLAQTVLQLSPAENFSDYVGYYWDLGSEQWVEFFRDVYDDTRFVLDPDIKHPHMNQFTVALERELFKDTSVGIAYIHRDWKNPQNRVDLVANWVPRDVAYTDIDGTTKTITVYQQTNRGENQFLITNLEKNDPRIPYFDINPYRQYRGLQFTFNKRFSNRWQMVASYVYSQARGTLDNAFGADLGGAWYNSSNPNFWINADGNLSNDPTHMIKIQGSYLLPLGINLNIGYQGITGYTWTKQLRTPRLAHGIETVRIEPRGSNYYPFRSILDMRLEKTVTIAERYRIGFMFDVFNLLNADTITSWGTRVGFDWFADEWSSTEGHQLYGVVRPRQARIGVRFTF; encoded by the coding sequence ATGAAAATCAAAGCCATCTTCATGGCCTCGTTGTTGCTCATCGCCCTCGCCCCGGCGGCTTTCTCCCAGAGCAGGGAGACGGGAGCCATCGAGGGCACGGTGATGGATGAGCAACGGGCCCCCCTGCCCGGCGTGTCCGTGACGGTCTCCGGACCCAGTCTCATGGGAACCCGATCGGTCGTCACCGACGTCAACGGCAGATTCCGTGTTCCCGCCCTGCCTCCCGGCGTCTACGCCATCAGGGCCGAACTCACGGGCTTCTCCACCACAATCCAAGAGAACGTCCGCCTTTCCACCACGGTGACCATCAACGTCAATCTGACAATGATGCCCGCCACGATCACCGAGGAAGTGACCATCATCGCCGTCGCCCCCACAGTGGACGTGAGGTCTACGGAAACGGCCTCGGTCACGCTCAGCAAGGAAATCCTTCAGAACGTCCCCTACAGCAACTTCGCCATGGACATCGTTAACCTGGCGCCGGGCGTTTCAGGGAATGCCGCCTACGGGGCCACGGCAAGCACGGGTGTTTCCTACCAGGTCGACGGCGTGGACGTCTCGGACCCCGAGGCCGGTTCGGCCTGGGTCTTCATCGACCCTAACATCGTCGAGGAAGCCAAGATCATGGGCATTGGCCTTCCGGCCGAGTACGGCAACTTCACGGGGGTCATCTTCAACCTGGTGACGAAGTCCGGAGGCAACGAGTTCTCCGGCTACCTCTCGGGCATTCTCCAGGATGCGGGCACGAAGGACGACGAGGGAAAATTCCAGTCGAATTTCTGGCAGGCCGACAACACGGGCGCCTACCAGGACGATTTCCCGAACCTGACTCCCCCCGGCTTGAAGCTCTATGACGCCGCCTTCAACCTCGGCGGTCCCTTCATCAAGGACAAGCTGTGGTTTTTCGCCGGAGCCCAGTGGTATCACACCTTCACCAAAGTCACGGGTTTCCCCGAGGACGTCGAATACAAACAGCCCCGGCTTTTCCTCAAATTGAACTCCCAGCTCTCTCCGCGGACGAACCTCGGCGCCTTCATCGAGAACGACACCTACAACGGCATCAACCGGCGCGCCGCGGCCAACCGGGATCCCGAAGCCACGGTCCGGCAGACGTCCCCCGACTGGGTGGGCAGCTTCAACCTGACCCACATCCTCAGTCCGAAGACCTTCTTCGACGTCAAGGGCGCCTTCTTTGACGGCTACTATTATCTGGATCCCGAGATGGGCATGGACGTCAACGCCATATGGGACCTCAACGACAACTTCCACTACGGAAACAGCAACTACTTCTACAAGGCCGACCGGGCCCGCTACCAGGCCAATGCCAGCCTGACCCATTACGCCGAAGATTTCATCACGGGCAGCCACGACTTCAAGTTCGGCGTCGAATTCGAGTCAGCCACGTCCAGAAACAGGTTCGGTTACACGGGAACGAACGCAACTTGGTATCTGAACTACACCGGATGGGGCTACACCGGACCCTACCTGGCCTACCAGTATGAGGGCTACGACACCGAGCAGAGCTACACCCGGTTCGAACAGTTCATTCAGGACAATTGGGCCGTCAGTGACCGGCTCAACATCAGCGTCGGTCTCCGGGCCACCCAGATGCGAGGCACCGTGGAAGGGCTTTCCGGAGCGGTTTACACAAATTCCCGCATCGCGCCCCGCCTCGGCTTCACCTTCGACCTCTTGGGCGACAAGAGCACGGTCCTCAAAGCCCACTACGGGCAGTTCACCGAGGCCATGCTGGCCCAAACCGTTTTGCAACTGAGCCCGGCGGAGAACTTCAGCGACTACGTCGGCTATTACTGGGATCTCGGAAGCGAACAGTGGGTGGAATTCTTCCGGGATGTTTATGACGATACGCGCTTCGTTTTGGATCCGGACATCAAGCATCCCCACATGAACCAGTTCACGGTCGCCCTGGAGAGAGAACTCTTCAAGGACACCTCGGTCGGGATCGCCTACATTCACCGCGACTGGAAAAACCCCCAAAACCGGGTCGACCTCGTCGCGAACTGGGTGCCGCGGGATGTCGCTTACACCGACATCGACGGAACCACCAAGACCATTACCGTCTATCAGCAGACGAACCGCGGTGAGAACCAGTTCCTGATCACCAACCTCGAAAAGAACGATCCCCGCATTCCCTATTTCGATATCAATCCCTATCGTCAATACCGAGGTCTTCAGTTCACCTTTAACAAGCGCTTCTCCAACCGCTGGCAGATGGTTGCCTCCTACGTCTACTCTCAGGCCAGGGGCACCCTGGACAACGCCTTCGGCGCGGATCTCGGCGGCGCTTGGTACAACTCCTCGAACCCGAACTTCTGGATCAATGCCGACGGCAACCTGAGCAACGACCCGACCCACATGATCAAGATCCAGGGCAGCTACCTTCTCCCGCTGGGAATCAACCTCAACATCGGCTACCAGGGAATCACGGGATACACCTGGACGAAACAGCTCCGAACCCCCCGGCTCGCGCACGGCATTGAAACCGTCCGCATTGAACCCCGGGGCTCCAACTATTATCCCTTCCGGAGCATCCTTGACATGAGGCTGGAGAAGACGGTCACCATCGCCGAGAGATACCGGATCGGCTTTATGTTCGATGTCTTCAACCTCTTGAACGCCGACACCATCACGTCCTGGGGGACGCGCGTCGGCTTCGACTGGTTCGCCGACGAGTGGTCTTCCACGGAAGGTCACCAACTCTACGGCGTCGTGCGGCCGCGCCAGGCGCGGATCGGCGTCCGCTTCACATTCTAA
- a CDS encoding GWxTD domain-containing protein: MQKAGDLDPRHKEWLGIVDPIITRGEREVFLKLQTDAERDRFIDLFWKRRDPYPDTRDNEFRQEYMKRVRYADLNFGRGTPKKGHETERGRIYLALGPPLERQIYATHSALWPLELWHYKGEPEYGLPPYFYLIFFQRDGLGEYRLYSPEVDGPMNLVIPTMVQGPVNRMTAFRTLKEISAELSAASLSYLPGESNVGTTSLTSGSIVSGIFALAEKKYSDAYARTYLLYKDHVEVDYSHNYIESSGRVNVLLHGGQPFLHWSLEPSQINFAERDGRYYAGYQLLLKLEDRDGRTLWEREEEIPLSITPAEYEKHGRRRFAFQDVIPVIPGEFKLFLLLKNRTTRDFTSFEATLSVSKEGRETRLGRPILYPAREAVSAGMKNALRAFTISGYHYMVNARNEFLPGGEIGCLVPYAASTVSGASAPAEVRLEIRSTEGLEEKVVFRLDKAVADVLSPGGEALDFGLLPVADLKPGYYRVDVAVTDSSGRRLAAEIDVFIILSRPIAVLPWIYAAVHPPFPSPRHLRDLGSQHFLAGNYTEARRFFERALASGDDPALRLLLGKTLYALGDYRGSLALTIPVHEANGDREAAKVIALNYAALEEWTEALAYLEFILSEAQEIAVLNLAAECHLRLGRPEKALPLLRKSLSLLPSQPAIQDLEEKTRKSLDKKEENRS, encoded by the coding sequence GTGCAGAAAGCGGGTGACCTGGATCCCCGGCACAAGGAGTGGCTGGGAATCGTCGATCCCATTATCACTCGGGGCGAGCGCGAGGTTTTTCTCAAGTTGCAGACCGACGCCGAACGGGACCGATTCATCGATCTTTTCTGGAAACGCCGGGATCCCTATCCCGACACCCGGGACAACGAATTCCGGCAGGAGTATATGAAGAGGGTCCGCTATGCCGACCTCAACTTCGGCCGTGGAACTCCTAAAAAAGGCCATGAAACCGAGCGCGGCCGGATTTACCTGGCGCTCGGTCCGCCGCTCGAACGTCAGATCTACGCCACCCATTCGGCTCTCTGGCCGCTCGAACTCTGGCATTACAAGGGCGAGCCGGAATACGGCCTTCCCCCGTACTTCTACCTGATTTTTTTCCAGCGCGACGGGCTGGGCGAATACCGGTTGTATTCCCCCGAAGTCGACGGACCCATGAATCTGGTCATTCCGACCATGGTTCAGGGGCCCGTCAACCGGATGACGGCCTTCCGGACCCTCAAGGAGATCTCGGCGGAACTCAGCGCCGCCTCCCTGTCCTATCTGCCCGGCGAGTCCAACGTCGGGACGACCTCCCTGACATCGGGAAGCATCGTCTCGGGAATCTTTGCCCTGGCCGAGAAAAAATATTCCGATGCCTATGCCCGGACATACCTCTTATATAAAGACCACGTCGAAGTCGACTATTCCCACAACTATATCGAAAGCAGCGGACGGGTGAACGTCCTTCTCCACGGCGGCCAGCCCTTTCTTCACTGGAGCCTCGAACCGTCGCAGATCAATTTCGCCGAGCGTGACGGCCGGTATTACGCCGGCTACCAGCTCCTTCTGAAACTCGAAGACCGGGATGGACGGACCCTGTGGGAAAGAGAGGAAGAGATTCCCTTGAGCATCACCCCGGCGGAATACGAAAAGCACGGCCGCCGCCGTTTCGCCTTCCAGGATGTGATCCCGGTGATCCCCGGCGAATTCAAGCTGTTTCTCCTTCTCAAGAACAGGACGACTCGGGATTTTACGTCTTTCGAGGCAACGCTCTCCGTTTCGAAGGAGGGCCGGGAGACGCGCCTCGGCCGCCCCATACTCTATCCGGCCCGTGAAGCCGTCTCGGCCGGTATGAAAAACGCCCTGCGGGCTTTCACAATTTCCGGCTATCATTACATGGTGAATGCTCGCAACGAATTTCTGCCCGGCGGCGAGATCGGCTGCCTCGTGCCTTATGCCGCATCCACCGTTTCCGGAGCGTCCGCTCCCGCCGAGGTCCGGCTTGAAATCCGGTCCACGGAAGGTCTGGAGGAAAAGGTCGTTTTCAGGCTGGACAAAGCCGTAGCTGATGTTCTCAGCCCCGGCGGAGAAGCCCTGGACTTCGGACTCTTGCCGGTCGCCGATCTGAAACCGGGCTATTACAGGGTGGACGTCGCCGTGACGGATTCTTCGGGCCGCCGCCTGGCCGCGGAGATAGATGTTTTTATCATTCTGTCCCGGCCGATCGCCGTCCTGCCCTGGATTTATGCCGCGGTCCATCCGCCTTTTCCCTCGCCTCGCCACCTCCGCGACCTCGGCTCCCAGCATTTCCTGGCCGGAAACTACACAGAGGCCCGTCGCTTTTTCGAACGGGCACTGGCCTCGGGCGACGATCCCGCCCTGCGGCTTCTTCTGGGTAAAACCCTCTATGCCCTCGGCGATTACCGCGGATCGCTCGCCTTGACGATTCCCGTGCACGAAGCGAACGGAGACAGGGAGGCGGCCAAGGTCATCGCCTTAAACTACGCGGCCCTCGAAGAATGGACCGAAGCCCTGGCCTATCTGGAATTCATCCTGTCCGAGGCCCAGGAAATCGCCGTTTTGAATTTGGCCGCCGAATGTCATCTCCGATTGGGCCGGCCCGAAAAGGCCCTGCCCCTGCTCCGAAAGTCCCTGTCCCTCCTTCCGTCCCAGCCGGCGATTCAAGATCTTGAGGAAAAGACGAGGAAGAGTCTGGATAAAAAAGAGGAGAACCGATCATGA